The stretch of DNA gagatatataattatatattatatatctctatctatctatctcagtctTTAGGCTGCTGCAGTCCAAAAGTAAAATCCAATGGTAAAACTTCATCTGCCATTTCAGAAAGCTGGTCATCATGTGACCGCAAAGTCCATAACTTCTCCAATTCATAGGTCTCTCTggtttcaggcagcatgaaatgaACAACAATATTCCCtggttaaagcaaaaaaaattaaaaattaaaatagcaTCAGTGATAACAATGGAATATGTACTTTGCATATTATGAGAACCAACCAAAGAAGAATTTATGctagtgcaaaaaacaaaaaaaaacctgtactTTGGGGGGGATGGGTGACCTGTTTTTCACGCACATCTACAGCTCACGATTTGTGCCTTCAGGGCATAGATATGCCAGGAAACTGTCAAAGTGACACGCTGACTTATCTGGGCTCGGACAGGCATGGGCCCAATTCATTTCACTTGCCCATgcttagtcagctagtgactatgtcCATTTTCTAATCATATACAAGTTTTGGCTCTTGCTAAGAAGTGTGGTCTGCAGCGCTTTTCAGTCCAAGACAAATCTCAGATAAGTTGGGAAAATGACCCAAACACAGTCACAAGCTGACTACGCTCGGGTCCTTGAAATGAATGGGACCCACGTCTGTCTGAGAACCGATACGTCAGCATGTCCGTCTCCTCTCGTATATCGGAGGCACAAATTGTGATGGGAACTGTGGCCTAAGAATCACAGTCTAGAATATATTTAGGTAGATAGCAGATATTTGAGAAGAAGATTTATTAGGGGGTAGAGGGACGTTCTGACCTTTCTCCAATTATTTTGTCTATTCAGCCTTCAGGCAAAAATTGCAGTTATTTTGGACTAAAATTATTTTTGTTAGATACAGAATTTCATAAAATTtgataaatatttataaaaagaatgtgtgtgtgtgtgtgtgtgtgtgtgggggggattaaGTTGCCTCAAAGGTATTTTGTTCCTTTTCTATTTTGAATGATAttgaataaaaatttaaatgggcactgtcagattcaaaaatgttttatatgttgtacatattggcaaaacattaacctttctaatatatttcataagaaatttttattttgtttttatagcaatcatggctttgtccaagctgaagcatagACAAAatctagtaagtgagggtgggctagcattcttctgtgctctctcctgtctgatagcactcctctgtgctctctcctgtctgatagcactcctctgtgctctctcctgtctgatacgactcctctgtgctctctcctgtctgatacgactcctttgtctgataggacaggagagagagcacagaggagtcatatcagacaggagagagcacagaggagtgctatcatacaggagagagcacagaggagtactatcagacaggagagagcacagaggagtactatcagacaggagagagcacagaggagtactatcagacaggagagagtacagaggagtactgtcagacaggagagagcacagaggagtactatcagacaggagagagcacagaggagtgctagcccaccctcacttactggactttgtccatgcctgtgcttcagtttggacaaagccatgatttctataaa from Hyla sarda isolate aHylSar1 chromosome 5, aHylSar1.hap1, whole genome shotgun sequence encodes:
- the MALSU1 gene encoding mitochondrial assembly of ribosomal large subunit protein 1 isoform X6; this encodes MRNRKKHVTYEALQEFNINVLYKFLKGESDPHVHLEGKDTDDWMCIDFGNIVVHFMLPETRETYELEKLWTLRSHDDQLSEMADEVLPLDFTFGLQQPKD
- the MALSU1 gene encoding mitochondrial assembly of ribosomal large subunit protein 1 isoform X5; this translates as MRILTWRTVQRGDEALQEFNINVLYKFLKGESDPHVHLEGKDTDDWMCIDFGNIVVHFMLPETRETYELEKLWTLRSHDDQLSEMADEVLPLDFTFGLQQPKD